One genomic window of Devosia salina includes the following:
- the cobT gene encoding nicotinate-nucleotide--dimethylbenzimidazole phosphoribosyltransferase, translating into MPLNSAFSDIVDLLVAVPEGDEKAVAAVRERDAQLTKPPGSLGRLEELVEFLARWQHRARPRLDNPMVTIFAGNHGVTDQGVSSFPREVTAQMVANFTNGGAAISQICALHEINLRVFELALELPTGDITVEPALDDQMCAATIAYGMEAVAGKPDLICLGEMGIGNTTIAAAINAALYGGTGADWVGRGTGVDDAGLKRKAEAVDRALAHHAGQLNHPLEILARLGGREICAMLGALVAARHQKVPVIVDGYVATTAAAIAHAVNPAAINHCLFAHVSAESAHARALEKVGQTGLLDLGMRLGEGSGAALAAVMAKTALHLHDNMATFESAAVSGKSS; encoded by the coding sequence CGTCGACCTGCTCGTGGCCGTGCCCGAAGGGGATGAAAAGGCCGTGGCGGCCGTGCGCGAGCGCGATGCACAATTGACCAAGCCGCCCGGGTCCCTGGGCAGGCTCGAAGAGCTGGTGGAGTTCCTGGCGCGCTGGCAGCATCGTGCCCGGCCGCGCCTCGACAATCCCATGGTGACCATCTTTGCCGGCAATCACGGCGTCACCGATCAGGGCGTCTCGAGCTTCCCGCGCGAGGTGACCGCGCAGATGGTCGCCAACTTCACCAATGGCGGCGCTGCCATTTCGCAGATTTGCGCGCTGCACGAAATCAATCTGCGCGTCTTCGAACTTGCCCTCGAACTGCCGACCGGCGACATCACCGTCGAGCCGGCGCTGGACGACCAGATGTGCGCGGCCACCATCGCCTATGGCATGGAAGCGGTTGCCGGCAAGCCGGACCTCATCTGCCTGGGCGAGATGGGCATCGGCAACACCACCATTGCCGCCGCCATCAATGCCGCGCTCTATGGTGGCACCGGCGCCGACTGGGTCGGCCGCGGCACCGGCGTCGACGATGCTGGGCTCAAGCGCAAGGCCGAGGCGGTGGATCGGGCTCTGGCGCACCATGCCGGCCAGCTCAACCACCCGCTGGAAATTCTGGCCCGGCTGGGCGGCCGTGAAATCTGCGCCATGCTGGGCGCACTGGTCGCCGCCCGGCACCAGAAGGTGCCGGTCATTGTCGATGGCTATGTCGCCACCACCGCTGCCGCCATTGCCCATGCCGTCAACCCGGCTGCCATCAATCACTGCCTGTTTGCGCACGTCTCAGCCGAGAGTGCCCATGCCAGGGCGCTCGAAAAGGTGGGGCAGACGGGCCTGCTCGATCTCGGCATGCGGCTGGGCGAGGGCAGTGGCGCGGCCCTTGCAGCCGTCATGGCCAAGACCGCCCTCCACCTGCACGACAACATGGCGACCTTCGAGAGTGCCGCCGTCAGCGGCAAGTCGTCTTAA
- a CDS encoding DUF6683 family protein has translation MTKRALLVLIAALLAPVSLPVLTYGQDEEPPEATAPSNDAAAFDTSYWPSPSVSARLQREFLDRVRWSAGMAARDSLAAAFAEKSPVDTWLELVAPDGLEANNVADALTAYWVLNWVAANGAYDAKVDNAPIQRQLRAAFANDPNFIKLSDQQRQELAEGYILEFLVEHAALNRAVGQGDTATLQQLAASAVARFRQKMKVDLLSVEPGPDGFVGKPPSAD, from the coding sequence ATGACCAAGCGAGCCTTACTTGTCCTGATTGCGGCCCTGCTGGCGCCTGTGAGCCTGCCTGTCCTGACTTACGGCCAGGACGAGGAGCCGCCGGAAGCCACGGCGCCGAGCAATGACGCCGCCGCGTTCGACACCAGCTACTGGCCCTCACCCTCGGTATCGGCGCGGCTGCAACGCGAATTTCTCGATCGGGTGCGCTGGTCGGCGGGCATGGCAGCGCGCGACAGCCTGGCAGCGGCCTTTGCGGAGAAGTCGCCAGTGGATACCTGGCTCGAGCTGGTGGCACCGGACGGGCTGGAGGCCAATAATGTCGCCGATGCGCTGACCGCCTATTGGGTGCTCAACTGGGTGGCCGCCAATGGCGCTTATGACGCCAAGGTCGACAATGCGCCGATCCAGCGGCAATTGCGGGCCGCCTTCGCCAATGACCCCAATTTCATCAAGCTCAGCGACCAGCAGCGCCAGGAACTGGCGGAGGGATATATCCTCGAATTCCTGGTGGAACACGCGGCGCTCAACAGGGCGGTCGGCCAAGGCGATACCGCCACGCTGCAACAGCTGGCGGCCTCGGCCGTTGCCCGGTTTCGGCAGAAGATGAAGGTCGACCTGCTGTCGGTGGAGCCGGGACCGGACGGTTTTGTCGGCAAACCGCCTAGCGCCGATTAA
- a CDS encoding sensor histidine kinase: MPVPDADPRARSGRDGKRSAQKTVLEARQRLTSSSGTRADFDFELMHDYADARIGAALPMAAIVGILAIVASFWVPITVAALWAGLVIATLLVVVLTARRFKTVDPSKFNAARWTTSFVAAESVGGLALSLLALFTLVTDPEALAPVMFAMVLVSVAANAVATHTLPPATLMSTLPVTTTVSISLIALGGTLSYTLAAVAVCGEIFFLYLARQLHASELETITHQAEKDTLIYELEEARTMSDEARRHAEQANIAKSQFLATMSHELRTPLNAIIGFSEVLKSELLGPHHVAQYKEYAGDIHASGQHLLNLINELLDLSRIEAGKYELNEEAVSLVDIAADCRRMMELRAKSKGIELVFSVGDNLPKLWGDERAIRQVVLNLLSNAIKFTPQQGKVVLVVQRSGDGGQMISVKDNGPGIPENEIETVLSSFGQGSLAQKTAEQGAGLGLPIVQKIMDLHQGRFDLFSKLRFGTEVIATFPRARVMDALAPVVERRNRLEIYSEAG; this comes from the coding sequence ATGCCGGTTCCCGACGCCGATCCCCGTGCCCGCTCCGGGCGTGACGGCAAGCGATCAGCACAGAAAACCGTGCTCGAGGCCCGCCAGCGGCTGACCTCCAGCTCTGGCACGCGTGCGGATTTCGACTTCGAACTGATGCACGACTATGCCGATGCCCGCATCGGCGCGGCGCTGCCCATGGCCGCCATCGTGGGCATTCTGGCTATCGTTGCGAGCTTCTGGGTACCGATCACGGTCGCCGCGCTCTGGGCCGGACTGGTCATCGCGACCCTCTTGGTGGTGGTGCTGACGGCCCGCCGCTTCAAGACGGTCGATCCCTCAAAATTCAACGCCGCGCGCTGGACAACCAGCTTCGTGGCCGCCGAAAGCGTTGGTGGCCTGGCCCTATCGCTGCTGGCCTTGTTCACCCTGGTGACCGATCCAGAGGCCCTGGCGCCGGTGATGTTCGCTATGGTGCTGGTCAGCGTGGCGGCCAACGCCGTTGCAACCCATACCTTGCCGCCGGCCACGCTGATGAGCACGCTGCCGGTGACCACCACCGTGTCCATTTCGCTGATCGCCCTGGGCGGCACGCTCAGCTACACGCTGGCCGCCGTCGCGGTTTGCGGGGAAATCTTCTTCCTCTATCTCGCCCGCCAGCTGCACGCTTCTGAGCTGGAAACCATCACGCACCAGGCGGAGAAGGACACGCTGATCTACGAGCTGGAAGAAGCGCGCACCATGTCGGACGAAGCGCGCCGCCATGCCGAACAGGCCAATATTGCCAAGAGCCAGTTCCTGGCCACCATGAGCCACGAACTGCGCACCCCGCTCAATGCCATCATCGGCTTTTCCGAGGTGCTGAAATCGGAGCTGCTGGGCCCGCACCACGTCGCGCAATACAAGGAATATGCGGGCGACATCCATGCCAGCGGGCAGCATCTGCTCAACCTGATCAACGAATTGCTCGACCTCAGCCGGATCGAAGCGGGCAAGTACGAGCTCAACGAAGAGGCCGTGTCGCTGGTTGATATCGCCGCCGACTGCCGCCGGATGATGGAGTTGCGCGCCAAATCCAAGGGCATCGAGCTGGTGTTCAGCGTCGGCGATAACCTGCCCAAGCTGTGGGGCGACGAGCGCGCCATCCGCCAGGTGGTACTGAACCTGCTCAGCAACGCGATCAAGTTCACGCCGCAGCAGGGCAAGGTCGTACTCGTGGTGCAACGCAGCGGCGATGGCGGGCAGATGATTTCGGTCAAGGACAATGGCCCCGGTATTCCGGAAAACGAGATCGAGACAGTGTTGTCCTCGTTCGGCCAGGGCTCGCTGGCGCAGAAGACCGCGGAACAGGGCGCGGGGCTGGGCCTGCCGATCGTCCAGAAGATCATGGACCTGCATCAGGGCCGGTTCGACCTGTTCTCCAAGCTGCGCTTCGGCACCGAAGTCATCGCCACCTTCCCCCGCGCCCGGGTGATGGACGCGCTGGCACCCGTCGTCGAGCGCCGGAACAGGCTGGAAATCTATTCGGAAGCCGGCTGA
- a CDS encoding Lrp/AsnC family transcriptional regulator, whose protein sequence is MDKIDRKILTLLQKDATMPVAEIGRKVGLSTTPCWRRIQKMEEDGVIQRRVAVLDPVKVNVGVTVFVSVKTNEHNDAWMRKFSGVVDEFPEVVEFYRMSGDVDYLMRVVVPDIGAYDAFYKRLIGKINLTDVSSAFAMGQIKYTTALPLDFAIISDDDK, encoded by the coding sequence TTGGACAAGATCGACCGCAAGATTCTGACGCTGCTGCAAAAGGACGCGACCATGCCGGTGGCTGAAATCGGCCGCAAGGTGGGCCTCTCCACCACCCCCTGCTGGCGCCGCATCCAGAAGATGGAAGAAGACGGCGTCATCCAGCGGCGCGTGGCGGTTCTTGACCCGGTCAAGGTCAATGTCGGCGTCACTGTCTTCGTCTCGGTCAAGACCAACGAGCACAATGATGCCTGGATGCGCAAGTTTTCGGGCGTGGTCGACGAGTTCCCCGAGGTCGTCGAGTTCTATCGCATGAGCGGTGATGTCGACTATCTGATGCGCGTCGTCGTGCCCGACATCGGCGCCTACGACGCCTTCTACAAGCGCCTGATCGGCAAGATCAACCTGACCGATGTCAGCTCGGCCTTCGCCATGGGTCAGATCAAGTATACCACGGCGCTGCCGCTCGACTTCGCCATCATCTCCGACGACGACAAGTAG
- a CDS encoding VOC family protein, translated as MLLGFEHVGMTVSDMDRAIDFYCGLLGLRLALRRTTAGGELAFLDAGGGMLEVAAPAHAVERFRDVPHSEAGMRHLTLAYDDVDAMVELLAAAGVEIVEQPRDAYNTEMIRRVAFVRDPDGILVELIERAPGR; from the coding sequence ATGCTGCTCGGCTTCGAACATGTCGGCATGACGGTCAGCGACATGGATCGCGCCATCGATTTCTATTGCGGCCTCCTGGGCTTGCGCCTGGCCCTGCGCCGCACCACGGCGGGCGGCGAACTGGCCTTTCTCGATGCCGGCGGCGGCATGCTGGAAGTGGCGGCGCCCGCCCATGCGGTGGAGCGCTTCCGCGACGTGCCCCATTCCGAAGCGGGCATGCGCCATCTGACCCTCGCCTATGACGATGTCGACGCCATGGTCGAATTGCTCGCCGCCGCTGGCGTCGAGATCGTCGAGCAGCCGCGCGACGCCTACAATACCGAAATGATCCGCCGCGTCGCCTTCGTCCGCGATCCCGATGGCATCCTGGTGGAACTGATCGAACGCGCGCCGGGACGCTAG
- a CDS encoding phosphotransferase family protein: protein MGKPQIEANALKALLDKDFAGISAFWPLVEGEESRVYAFDIEDDRLVVRVNRSAAGFEKDRLAHERFHGPGIPVPEVLRLAPTGTGSWYCVSRRLAGDTLQALPRGEALHYGAAMGQLLDALAALELSWVRGAGPFNASGETAFAQWPDFVAEVGTWNWTALPASPGTDVSRLVDRVCRMAVALPDRRRLVHGDFGSNNVLVQGGAITGLIDWSEAMIGDPLYDIANVFYWRPWLDSMEQQCRFIEQHEPWRIEERDTLTCYQIRVGLGVLHDALKDKDARMTAWALRRCLSIAAAG from the coding sequence GTGGGTAAGCCACAGATCGAGGCCAATGCGCTCAAGGCCCTGTTGGACAAGGACTTTGCCGGCATTTCTGCCTTCTGGCCGCTTGTGGAAGGAGAAGAGTCTCGCGTCTATGCCTTTGACATTGAGGACGACCGCCTTGTCGTGCGGGTCAACCGTTCCGCCGCGGGATTTGAGAAAGATCGCCTGGCGCATGAGCGATTTCACGGCCCGGGGATTCCCGTGCCTGAGGTCTTGCGGCTAGCGCCCACCGGGACCGGTTCCTGGTATTGCGTATCTCGCCGACTTGCGGGCGACACTCTGCAAGCGCTGCCGAGGGGCGAGGCCCTGCACTATGGCGCTGCGATGGGACAACTGCTTGATGCCCTGGCCGCACTGGAGTTGAGTTGGGTGCGAGGCGCAGGACCATTCAACGCGTCTGGAGAAACAGCCTTTGCTCAGTGGCCGGATTTTGTTGCAGAGGTCGGGACGTGGAACTGGACTGCATTGCCCGCGTCGCCAGGCACAGATGTTTCCCGCCTGGTCGACAGGGTGTGCCGGATGGCAGTGGCGCTGCCGGATCGTCGCAGACTCGTTCATGGCGACTTCGGATCGAACAACGTGCTGGTACAGGGCGGCGCGATAACCGGCCTGATCGACTGGTCGGAGGCCATGATCGGCGATCCGCTCTATGACATCGCCAATGTCTTCTACTGGCGACCATGGCTCGACAGTATGGAGCAGCAATGCCGCTTCATAGAACAGCATGAGCCCTGGCGGATCGAGGAGCGCGACACCCTGACCTGCTACCAGATCCGCGTCGGGCTGGGGGTGCTCCACGATGCCCTGAAGGACAAGGATGCCCGGATGACAGCATGGGCGCTGAGGCGCTGCCTATCCATCGCCGCTGCAGGCTAG
- the moaA gene encoding GTP 3',8-cyclase MoaA: MTGSSLSQRPLIDSFGRRISYLRISVTDRCDFRCVYCMAEDMTFLPKKDVLSFEEVEAIAGAFIARGTTKIRLTGGEPLVRRDIMSLVRSLGSRIGNGLDELTLTTNGSQLGKHAESLFAAGVRRVNVSLDTLDPGRFRQITRRGRIEDVLTGIAAAQAAGLAIKINMVAMRGVNDDEIEAMMAWAHGQGMGLTLIEGMPLGEVGIDRVDSYLPLRELHERLARRYTFAKLDKRTGGPARYVHVAETGGTLGFITPMSHNFCESCNRVRLTATGQLFLCLGQDDQVNLRDAWREGGMAALDAALDHAMIIKPKGHDFVLDRTHEAPAVARHMSVTGG; encoded by the coding sequence ATGACTGGTTCGTCCCTTTCGCAACGCCCCCTGATCGACAGCTTCGGCCGCCGCATCTCCTATCTGCGCATTTCGGTCACTGATCGCTGCGACTTCCGCTGTGTCTATTGCATGGCCGAAGACATGACCTTCCTGCCCAAGAAGGACGTGCTCAGCTTCGAGGAAGTCGAGGCCATAGCCGGCGCCTTCATCGCGCGCGGCACCACCAAAATCCGGCTGACGGGCGGCGAGCCGCTGGTGCGCCGCGATATCATGTCGCTGGTCCGCAGCCTGGGCAGCAGGATCGGCAACGGGCTTGATGAACTGACCCTCACCACCAATGGCAGCCAGCTCGGCAAGCATGCCGAGAGCCTGTTTGCGGCGGGCGTTCGTCGGGTCAATGTGTCCCTCGACACGCTCGATCCCGGACGCTTCCGGCAGATCACGCGACGGGGGCGGATCGAGGATGTGCTGACGGGCATTGCAGCGGCCCAGGCGGCGGGGCTTGCCATCAAGATCAACATGGTGGCGATGCGCGGCGTCAATGACGACGAGATCGAAGCCATGATGGCCTGGGCGCATGGCCAGGGCATGGGCCTGACCCTGATCGAAGGCATGCCGCTGGGCGAAGTCGGGATCGATCGGGTGGACAGCTATTTGCCGCTGCGCGAACTGCATGAGCGGCTGGCAAGGCGATATACTTTCGCCAAGCTCGACAAGCGCACCGGCGGGCCTGCCCGCTATGTGCATGTGGCCGAGACCGGCGGCACGCTGGGCTTCATCACCCCGATGAGCCACAATTTCTGCGAGAGCTGCAATCGCGTGCGGCTAACGGCCACCGGGCAATTGTTCCTCTGCCTGGGCCAGGACGACCAGGTGAACCTGCGCGATGCCTGGCGCGAAGGGGGCATGGCCGCGCTGGACGCGGCGCTGGACCACGCCATGATCATCAAGCCCAAGGGCCATGATTTCGTGCTCGACCGGACCCACGAGGCGCCGGCCGTGGCGCGGCATATGAGCGTCACGGGTGGGTAA
- a CDS encoding L,D-transpeptidase gives MSIFRIALAIGMAILLAASSVLPTSAALWYNPDTNQFEDRAATANRGGSPIRKQIVSYETTHKPGTIVIETSERRLYLVLEDGKAMKYGIGVGRDGFRWSGTHRITRKAEWPGWTPPPAMRKRVPDLPAYMPGGPDNPLGARALYIGSTLYRVHGTSEPWSIGQAVSSGCIRLTNDDITDLYDRVQVGALIVVKH, from the coding sequence ATGAGCATCTTTAGAATTGCATTGGCGATCGGCATGGCGATCCTGCTGGCGGCCAGCAGCGTGCTGCCGACCAGCGCAGCATTGTGGTATAATCCCGACACCAATCAGTTCGAGGATCGCGCCGCGACTGCCAATCGCGGCGGCAGCCCGATCCGCAAACAGATTGTCAGCTACGAAACCACCCACAAGCCAGGCACGATTGTCATCGAGACGAGCGAGCGCCGCCTGTATCTTGTGCTCGAAGACGGCAAGGCGATGAAATACGGTATTGGCGTGGGCCGTGACGGGTTCCGCTGGTCCGGCACCCACCGGATCACCCGCAAGGCCGAGTGGCCCGGCTGGACCCCGCCGCCGGCCATGCGCAAGCGCGTTCCCGACCTGCCGGCCTATATGCCCGGCGGCCCGGACAATCCGCTTGGCGCCCGCGCCCTCTATATCGGCTCGACGCTCTACCGCGTGCATGGCACGTCCGAGCCCTGGTCCATCGGCCAGGCCGTGTCCTCGGGCTGTATCCGCCTGACCAATGACGACATCACCGATCTCTATGATCGCGTGCAGGTCGGCGCGCTTATCGTGGTCAAGCACTGA
- the rpiA gene encoding ribose-5-phosphate isomerase RpiA encodes MSEALKREAAARAVAEISSGMKVGLGTGSTARHFVDLLGERVTQGLEIVGVPTSEATARQARDCGIPLSDLDALDRLDVTVDGADEIDAALNLIKGGGGALLREKIVAAASDAMIVIADSSKLVETLGRFPLPIEVNAFGLGATRRAVADVLARHDAQGALRLRVTADGKDFVTDGGHFILDAFFGRISQPEALSSELLNIPGVVQHGLFLNMCRKAYVATPNGVETLLKGN; translated from the coding sequence ATGAGCGAAGCCCTCAAGCGTGAAGCTGCGGCCCGGGCCGTCGCCGAGATATCGTCGGGTATGAAAGTGGGGCTCGGCACCGGCTCCACCGCCCGCCATTTCGTCGACCTGCTGGGTGAGCGCGTGACGCAGGGACTCGAGATCGTCGGCGTCCCGACCTCCGAGGCGACGGCCCGACAGGCCCGCGACTGCGGCATACCGCTTTCGGACCTCGATGCTCTCGACCGGCTCGACGTCACCGTCGATGGTGCCGACGAAATCGATGCGGCGCTGAACCTGATAAAAGGGGGCGGCGGCGCGCTTCTGCGCGAGAAAATCGTGGCGGCGGCTTCGGACGCCATGATCGTGATCGCTGACAGCTCCAAGCTGGTGGAGACTCTGGGCCGTTTTCCGCTGCCCATCGAAGTCAATGCCTTCGGCCTTGGTGCAACCCGGCGCGCTGTGGCCGATGTCCTGGCACGCCATGATGCCCAGGGTGCACTAAGGCTGCGCGTGACCGCCGACGGCAAGGACTTCGTCACCGACGGTGGGCATTTCATTCTTGATGCTTTTTTTGGCCGCATTTCGCAGCCAGAAGCGCTCTCCAGCGAGCTTTTGAACATTCCGGGCGTCGTCCAGCACGGGCTGTTCCTCAATATGTGCCGCAAGGCTTATGTGGCGACGCCAAATGGCGTAGAAACACTTCTCAAGGGCAATTGA
- a CDS encoding DUF2059 domain-containing protein, producing the protein MAFSNIRNWARGVRMIALAAMVALGANAVVPALAQEVAPEQLAMARKYIDLTDRGAVFETTVVEVGIDTLRQIVTQNPEIQEQTSDVIGDVIKEYNGRKGELLDQFARIYAIYFSMEELTEIVAFYESPTGQKLAKANSDLNTDIRRVLQVYTNNLRTEFFAKVRAGLREKGVEL; encoded by the coding sequence ATGGCTTTCTCCAATATTCGAAACTGGGCGCGTGGCGTCAGGATGATTGCGCTGGCCGCGATGGTGGCGCTCGGTGCCAATGCCGTTGTGCCGGCCCTGGCCCAGGAAGTTGCCCCCGAGCAACTGGCCATGGCGCGCAAATATATCGACCTGACCGATCGTGGCGCCGTGTTCGAAACCACTGTCGTCGAGGTTGGCATCGATACCCTGCGCCAGATCGTGACCCAGAACCCGGAAATCCAGGAACAGACCAGCGACGTCATCGGCGATGTCATCAAGGAATACAACGGTCGCAAGGGCGAACTGCTCGATCAGTTCGCGCGCATCTATGCGATCTACTTTTCCATGGAAGAGCTGACCGAAATCGTCGCTTTCTACGAGTCGCCCACGGGCCAGAAACTGGCCAAGGCCAATTCCGACCTCAACACCGATATTCGCCGTGTCCTGCAGGTCTACACCAACAACCTTCGGACCGAATTCTTCGCCAAGGTGCGGGCCGGTCTGCGTGAAAAGGGCGTGGAGCTCTGA
- the gor gene encoding glutathione-disulfide reductase → MEFDYDLIVIGAGSGGVRAARMAATYGAKVAIVEEFRVGGTCVIRGCVPKKLYVYAARFRDQFDVAGSFGWQVDASFDWPTLVAAKEKEITRLEHGYTSNLEKPGVEIIRDRAVVTGPNGIRLVRDGRELSAKYLLVATGAHPFIPDIPGAEFGITSNEAFDLPALPHSILIEGGGYIAVEFATIFAGLGVNTSIIYRGDCILRGFDEDMRRGLEAGLTERGIRLIYQTTIKSLARTGSDTTATFSDGTSAPFGAVMFATGRRPNIDGLGLEAAGVKLTEHGSVAVDEYSQTSVPSIYAVGDVTGRAQLTPVAIREGWYFAETVFNDNPMKVDHSLIPTAVFAEPEIGTVGLTEAEAATHGDVDVYVARFRPMQNTLSDRTERMVLKLITEKDGGKVLGVHILGPGAAEMIQLVGIAVGMGATKADFDRTIALHPSAAEELVTFKAPTYVYRDCKKV, encoded by the coding sequence ATGGAATTCGACTACGACCTGATTGTCATCGGCGCAGGCTCAGGCGGCGTGCGCGCCGCGCGCATGGCGGCCACCTATGGAGCCAAGGTTGCGATCGTCGAGGAATTCCGGGTTGGCGGCACCTGCGTGATCCGCGGCTGCGTTCCCAAGAAGCTCTATGTCTACGCGGCGCGCTTCCGCGATCAGTTCGATGTGGCCGGGAGTTTCGGCTGGCAGGTCGATGCCAGCTTCGACTGGCCGACCCTGGTTGCCGCCAAGGAAAAGGAAATTACCCGGCTCGAGCACGGCTATACCAGCAATCTCGAAAAGCCCGGCGTGGAGATCATCCGCGACCGTGCGGTGGTCACCGGACCCAATGGCATTCGCCTCGTCCGCGATGGCCGCGAACTGAGCGCCAAATATCTCTTGGTCGCGACGGGCGCCCATCCGTTCATTCCCGATATCCCGGGCGCCGAATTCGGCATCACCTCCAATGAGGCCTTTGACCTTCCGGCCCTGCCGCACTCCATCCTGATCGAGGGCGGCGGCTATATTGCCGTCGAGTTCGCCACCATTTTCGCCGGGCTGGGCGTCAACACCTCCATTATCTACCGCGGGGACTGCATCCTGCGCGGCTTTGACGAAGACATGCGGCGCGGCCTGGAGGCGGGCCTCACCGAGCGTGGCATCCGGCTGATCTACCAGACCACCATCAAATCCCTGGCCCGCACCGGCAGCGACACAACCGCCACGTTCAGTGATGGCACCTCGGCACCCTTTGGTGCGGTGATGTTCGCCACGGGCCGCCGCCCCAACATCGATGGCCTTGGCCTGGAAGCCGCTGGCGTCAAGCTGACCGAACACGGTTCGGTCGCGGTGGATGAATATTCGCAGACCTCTGTGCCATCCATCTATGCCGTCGGCGACGTCACCGGCCGCGCCCAGCTGACGCCCGTCGCCATCCGCGAAGGCTGGTACTTTGCCGAGACCGTGTTCAACGACAATCCAATGAAGGTCGACCATTCGCTGATCCCCACCGCGGTCTTCGCCGAGCCCGAGATCGGCACGGTTGGTCTCACCGAGGCCGAGGCGGCTACCCATGGCGACGTGGACGTCTATGTCGCCCGCTTCCGCCCCATGCAGAACACGCTCTCGGATCGCACCGAGCGCATGGTTCTCAAACTCATCACCGAGAAGGACGGGGGCAAGGTCCTGGGCGTTCATATTCTGGGTCCAGGGGCGGCCGAGATGATCCAGCTCGTCGGCATCGCCGTCGGCATGGGCGCCACCAAGGCCGATTTCGACCGCACCATTGCGCTCCATCCTTCGGCCGCCGAAGAGCTCGTCACCTTCAAGGCGCCGACCTATGTCTATCGCGACTGTAAGAAGGTCTGA
- a CDS encoding class II 3-deoxy-7-phosphoheptulonate synthase: MTTWTPSSWRDKPIKQVPAYPDPAALAEAERQLGTFPPLVFAGEARELKSRLAAVSRGEAFLLQGGDCAESFAEHGADHIRDFFRVFLQMAVVLTHGASKPVVKVGRVAGQFAKPRSADTETIDGVELPSYRGDIINDIAFTEAARVPDPNRLLMAYRQSAATLNLLRAFSMGGYAELTRIHEWTMGFMKGSSWDARFEEVARRIDDAITFMGALGLNPENTPALKQTSFYTSHEALLLGYEEALTRRDSITNNWYATSGHMLWIGDRTRNPDEAHVEYFAGINNPIGIKCGPSLANDDLLRLLDRLNPTDEAGRITLISRFGADKVHEHLPRLIETVQKAGRTVVWCCDPMHGNTVKASTGFKTRPFDRVLSEVKNFFEVHREMGTYAGGVHIEMTGDDVTECVGGVSAVTEATLSDRYNTYCDPRLNASQALELAFLVAEEVHAQKPPRQLQAAGE, encoded by the coding sequence ATGACCACCTGGACCCCCAGCTCCTGGCGTGACAAGCCGATCAAGCAGGTGCCTGCCTATCCCGATCCGGCGGCGCTGGCTGAAGCCGAGCGTCAGCTGGGCACCTTCCCGCCGCTGGTCTTTGCCGGCGAGGCGCGCGAGCTGAAGTCCCGCCTGGCCGCCGTTTCCCGCGGCGAGGCCTTCCTGCTCCAGGGCGGCGACTGCGCCGAAAGCTTTGCCGAGCACGGTGCGGACCATATCCGCGACTTCTTCCGCGTCTTCCTGCAGATGGCGGTGGTGTTGACCCATGGCGCGTCCAAGCCCGTGGTCAAGGTCGGCCGCGTAGCCGGCCAGTTTGCCAAGCCCCGCTCGGCCGATACCGAAACGATCGACGGCGTGGAGCTGCCCTCCTATCGCGGCGACATCATCAACGACATCGCCTTCACCGAAGCGGCCCGCGTTCCCGATCCCAATCGCCTGCTGATGGCCTATCGCCAGTCGGCGGCCACGCTCAACCTGCTGCGCGCCTTCTCCATGGGCGGCTATGCCGAACTGACCCGCATCCATGAATGGACCATGGGCTTCATGAAGGGCTCGAGCTGGGACGCGCGCTTCGAGGAAGTGGCCCGACGCATCGACGATGCCATCACCTTCATGGGTGCTCTCGGCCTCAACCCTGAGAACACGCCGGCGCTCAAGCAGACCAGCTTCTACACCAGCCACGAGGCGCTGCTGCTCGGCTATGAGGAAGCGCTGACGCGCCGGGATTCGATCACCAACAATTGGTACGCCACCTCCGGTCACATGCTCTGGATCGGCGATCGCACCCGCAATCCCGACGAGGCGCATGTCGAATATTTCGCCGGCATCAACAATCCCATCGGCATCAAGTGCGGACCAAGCCTTGCCAATGACGACCTGTTGCGCCTGCTCGACCGGCTCAATCCCACCGACGAGGCCGGGCGCATCACGCTGATCTCGCGCTTTGGCGCCGACAAGGTGCACGAGCACCTGCCGCGCCTGATCGAAACCGTGCAGAAGGCCGGCCGCACCGTTGTCTGGTGCTGCGACCCCATGCATGGCAACACCGTCAAGGCCTCCACCGGCTTCAAGACCCGTCCGTTTGACCGCGTCCTCTCCGAAGTGAAAAACTTCTTCGAGGTTCACCGCGAAATGGGCACCTATGCGGGCGGCGTCCATATCGAGATGACCGGCGACGACGTCACCGAATGCGTCGGCGGCGTTTCTGCCGTCACCGAGGCGACCTTGTCGGACCGCTACAACACCTATTGCGACCCGCGCCTCAATGCCAGCCAGGCGCTGGAACTGGCCTTCCTCGTGGCCGAGGAAGTGCATGCGCAAAAACCCCCGCGCCAGTTGCAGGCGGCCGGCGAGTAG